One genomic segment of Caloranaerobacter ferrireducens includes these proteins:
- the secD gene encoding protein translocase subunit SecD yields the protein MNFKSITIFLLIVALVGFISYSAIFGVNLGKYEITPAKENMKLGLDLEGGVFVVLEAQTDAQGVELEKKMEQAKAIIRQRVDGLGVAEPNIVLEGKKRIRVELPGVKNAQDAIDIIGKTAQLQFIDPKGNVVVTGKNIKRSEVTYQLNREKGREEPVVALEFDKEGTQKFAEATRELIKNAAAKDRIIYIVLDDEVISSPVVSSAITDGKAVITGSFAVEKASKLATLIRAGALPVEMKEIQTSVIGPTLGLASLDKSIYAAKIGLILIFLFMLIYYRIPGLIADLGLTIYILLVLGAMIYLDATLTLPGIAGLILSIGMAVDANVVIFERIKEEIRAGKTLRAAVDSGFKRALRTVIDANVTTFIAGIVLFKFGTGPIKGFAVTLLIGLVASMITAVFITKYLLKLTIKMNITKNTKLYGA from the coding sequence ATGAACTTCAAAAGTATTACTATTTTTCTATTGATTGTTGCATTAGTCGGATTTATTAGTTATTCAGCAATTTTTGGGGTCAATTTAGGCAAGTATGAAATTACACCTGCAAAAGAAAACATGAAACTTGGTTTGGATTTAGAAGGTGGAGTGTTTGTTGTATTGGAAGCTCAAACAGATGCACAAGGTGTAGAATTAGAGAAGAAAATGGAACAGGCAAAAGCGATTATAAGACAAAGAGTAGATGGATTGGGTGTAGCAGAACCTAATATAGTATTAGAAGGTAAAAAAAGAATTAGGGTTGAGTTGCCAGGTGTAAAAAATGCACAGGATGCTATTGATATTATTGGTAAAACGGCACAATTACAGTTTATTGATCCTAAAGGTAATGTTGTTGTAACAGGTAAAAATATAAAGAGATCAGAAGTTACTTATCAGTTAAATAGAGAAAAAGGAAGAGAAGAGCCTGTTGTTGCATTAGAGTTTGATAAGGAAGGTACACAAAAGTTTGCAGAAGCAACTCGTGAACTAATTAAGAATGCTGCTGCTAAGGATAGAATCATATATATAGTTTTAGATGACGAAGTGATTTCAAGTCCTGTAGTTAGTAGTGCCATTACAGATGGAAAAGCTGTAATAACTGGTAGTTTTGCAGTTGAAAAAGCGAGTAAATTAGCAACCTTAATAAGAGCAGGTGCACTACCTGTTGAAATGAAAGAAATACAAACTTCGGTTATTGGACCGACATTGGGATTAGCATCATTGGACAAGAGTATTTATGCTGCGAAAATAGGACTAATTTTGATATTTTTATTTATGTTAATTTACTATAGAATACCGGGATTAATTGCTGACTTAGGTCTTACTATATATATATTATTAGTTTTAGGTGCTATGATTTATTTAGACGCTACTTTAACTTTACCAGGTATTGCAGGTTTAATTTTATCAATTGGTATGGCTGTAGATGCTAATGTTGTAATTTTTGAAAGGATTAAAGAAGAAATCAGAGCAGGTAAGACTTTAAGAGCTGCTGTTGATTCAGGGTTCAAAAGAGCTTTACGTACTGTTATAGATGCTAATGTAACTACTTTCATAGCAGGAATTGTATTATTTAAGTTTGGGACAGGTCCTATTAAAGGATTTGCAGTAACATTATTAATTGGTCTTGTTGCTTCAATGATTACAGCAGTATTTATTACAAAGTATTTACTAAAACTTACTATTAAAATGAACATAACTAAAAACACAAAACTTTATGGAGCATAA
- the secF gene encoding protein translocase subunit SecF → MNIIRNRNKFFLISLAIIVVGLVMAIVSGLNFGIDFTGGTLLQIDFGKKIPVNEIREITDEFDKNASILHAGDNKEQVIIKTTLDLDNKDRLEIFNKFKEKYNLNDEAFIQSQKFGPSIGGEIRTKALLSVIIATIGMLIYITFRFEFKFGISAIIALIHDVLIALSVYAIFKVPVNSSFVAAMLTIVGYSINDTIVVFDRIRENIKIMKKDKYEDIVNKSISQTIVRSINTSFTTLLAIVVLYIFGVEAIKDFALPLIVGIIAGTYSSIFIASPIWYLLKTRVTDRNNYNPNRV, encoded by the coding sequence GTGAATATTATAAGAAATAGAAACAAATTTTTCCTTATTTCTTTAGCTATAATTGTGGTAGGTTTAGTAATGGCAATTGTAAGTGGTTTGAACTTTGGTATTGATTTTACTGGAGGAACTTTACTACAGATTGATTTTGGTAAAAAAATACCAGTTAATGAAATAAGAGAAATTACAGATGAATTTGATAAGAATGCAAGCATTCTTCATGCTGGAGATAATAAAGAGCAAGTTATAATAAAGACAACTTTAGACTTAGATAATAAAGATAGATTAGAAATATTTAATAAGTTTAAAGAAAAATATAATCTTAATGACGAAGCTTTTATTCAGTCACAAAAATTTGGACCTTCTATAGGAGGGGAAATAAGAACTAAAGCATTATTATCAGTAATAATAGCTACTATTGGTATGCTTATATATATCACATTTAGATTTGAGTTTAAGTTTGGTATTTCAGCTATTATTGCTTTAATTCATGATGTTTTAATTGCTCTTAGTGTATATGCAATTTTTAAAGTGCCTGTTAATAGTTCTTTTGTTGCAGCTATGTTAACTATAGTAGGTTATTCAATAAATGATACAATTGTAGTTTTTGATAGAATTAGAGAAAATATAAAGATTATGAAAAAGGATAAATATGAAGATATTGTAAACAAAAGTATCTCTCAAACTATTGTAAGATCTATTAATACTTCATTTACAACATTATTAGCTATAGTAGTTTTATATATTTTCGGTGTTGAGGCTATAAAAGATTTTGCATTGCCACTAATTGTTGGTATAATAGCTGGTACTTATTCATCAATATTTATAGCTAGTCCTATATGGTATCTATTAAAAACAAGAGTTACAGATAGAAATAATTATAATCCTAATAGAGTATAA
- a CDS encoding ABC1 kinase family protein: MKLFFSKKRNKLKRYREIAKILTKYGFGMIAEKIDNRSIISKVFIKKSKKYSQKYTRGERIRFTLEELGPTFIKFGQILSTRYDILPNDIVDELSKLQDEITPFDLDTAKNIIKSELGKELEDIFIEFQEKPVATASIGQVYRGVLKNGNKVVIKIQRPNINEVIKQDIDILYTLAKMFDELLKKKIVISARDIVEEFSYFIKKELDYTYEAQNCERFRMYFKNDKRVVIPKIYWEYTTKKVLVMEEIKGTKVSNIDEIDKIGFNKEKLSELGAKIFLEQIFIHGFFHGDPHPGNILILSENKISFIDFGVVGYLDNLTFEFITTLLKASLSRDIDKIVESLNKMNAISDETDEIGLKKELFFIVNHYFNLPINKINFGEVLNEIMAIAYKYKLRMPSQLILLIKSIITIEGTGKKLNPQFNLSKVSKEIVKEITKRKLNPKSITKKIIDTTTENIENILEITNKVNNILYKIDKDKLKIKMEIEGLNRLEKEIYILTNKLSLSLIISSIIVGSSIIIQANTGPQILGMSAFGLIGFVAAGILGVTLIISILLNKRNYK, from the coding sequence TTGAAATTATTTTTTTCTAAAAAGAGGAATAAATTAAAAAGATATAGAGAAATAGCTAAAATTCTAACAAAATATGGATTTGGTATGATTGCAGAAAAAATTGATAACAGAAGTATTATTTCAAAAGTATTTATAAAGAAAAGTAAAAAATATAGTCAAAAATATACTAGAGGCGAAAGAATTAGATTTACATTAGAAGAATTAGGACCGACTTTCATTAAGTTTGGACAAATTCTTAGTACAAGATATGATATTTTACCTAATGATATAGTAGATGAGTTATCAAAATTACAGGATGAAATTACTCCTTTTGATTTAGATACTGCAAAAAATATTATTAAAAGTGAGTTAGGTAAAGAGTTAGAAGATATTTTTATAGAGTTTCAAGAAAAACCTGTAGCAACTGCATCTATTGGTCAAGTTTATCGTGGTGTTTTAAAAAATGGCAATAAAGTTGTGATTAAGATACAGAGACCTAATATAAATGAAGTAATAAAACAAGACATAGATATCCTATATACTTTAGCTAAAATGTTTGATGAACTTTTAAAGAAAAAAATAGTTATTAGTGCAAGGGATATTGTAGAAGAGTTTTCTTATTTTATAAAAAAGGAGTTAGACTATACTTATGAAGCTCAAAATTGTGAAAGATTTAGAATGTATTTCAAAAATGATAAAAGAGTAGTAATTCCTAAAATATATTGGGAATATACAACAAAAAAAGTATTAGTAATGGAAGAAATAAAAGGAACTAAAGTAAGTAATATTGATGAGATAGATAAAATAGGATTTAATAAGGAAAAATTATCAGAACTAGGTGCGAAAATTTTTTTAGAGCAGATATTTATACATGGATTTTTTCATGGTGATCCACATCCAGGTAACATTTTAATATTATCAGAAAATAAAATAAGTTTTATAGATTTTGGAGTTGTTGGATATTTAGATAATTTAACATTTGAATTTATAACTACTTTGCTAAAAGCGAGTCTTAGTAGAGATATAGATAAGATAGTAGAAAGTCTTAATAAAATGAATGCAATATCTGATGAAACTGATGAAATTGGTTTAAAGAAAGAATTATTTTTTATTGTAAATCATTATTTTAATTTACCAATTAATAAAATTAACTTTGGAGAAGTTCTTAATGAAATTATGGCAATAGCATATAAATATAAGCTAAGAATGCCTTCACAATTGATATTACTAATTAAATCAATTATAACGATTGAAGGTACAGGAAAAAAATTAAATCCTCAGTTTAATTTATCAAAAGTTTCTAAGGAGATTGTAAAAGAAATAACAAAAAGAAAATTGAATCCTAAATCTATAACAAAAAAAATTATAGATACTACAACCGAAAACATAGAGAATATTCTTGAAATTACTAATAAAGTTAATAATATACTATATAAAATAGATAAAGATAAACTAAAAATTAAAATGGAAATAGAAGGATTAAATAGGTTGGAAAAAGAAATATATATATTAACCAATAAGTTATCTTTAAGTTTAATAATCTCATCAATTATTGTAGGATCATCTATAATAATACAAGCTAATACAGGTCCTCAAATATTAGGGATGTCAGCTTTTGGTTTAATAGGTTTTGTAGCAGCTGGGATTTTAGGAGTAACATTAATTATTTCTATCTTATTAAATAAGAGGAATTATAAATAA
- a CDS encoding LapA family protein: MEIGFIFSLIFAILVAVFALKNADSVMIDFFFAKVQVSQAIVIFVSAALGAVIVTILGLVRQLKLTLKIKEQVRKIKKLEEEKTLLESRIEEIISEKDLKLETDSEVSNKENEIEKINSEENNDKNEIIDNE; this comes from the coding sequence ATGGAAATAGGTTTTATATTTTCACTTATTTTTGCAATACTAGTAGCAGTGTTTGCCTTAAAAAATGCAGACAGTGTTATGATTGATTTCTTTTTTGCTAAGGTTCAAGTTTCTCAGGCTATAGTTATATTTGTGTCAGCAGCATTGGGGGCAGTAATAGTTACTATATTAGGACTTGTAAGGCAGTTAAAATTAACTTTGAAAATAAAAGAACAGGTAAGAAAAATTAAGAAATTAGAAGAAGAAAAAACTCTATTAGAAAGTAGAATTGAAGAGATTATTTCGGAAAAAGATTTAAAATTAGAAACTGATTCTGAAGTGAGTAATAAAGAAAATGAAATAGAAAAGATAAATTCAGAAGAAAATAATGATAAAAATGAAATAATCGATAATGAATAA
- the recJ gene encoding single-stranded-DNA-specific exonuclease RecJ — protein MIRYDKFVKLYNEDYSSISEITNAFDISSITAKVLINRGIKTVEECENFINVSLKNLYNPFLLKDMEIAVERIIKAIHRKEQIWIYGDYDVDGITSTTILKLYLEKVGCNVKYYIPDRITEGYGINKEAIDYIAYKGGQLIITVDCGITAIDEVEYCNEKGIEIIITDHHLCEGEIPNALAVINPNRKDSDYPFKKLAGVGVAFKLIQAISTKLNFEIPLEEILPIVAIGTVADVVSLTSENRILVKEGLALINQTENIGVQALLEVTGLKDKEITVGHVGFVIGPRINAAGRLGSAKTGVKLLTSKSMEEALLLAKELDKVNKERQEIEMKILKEAEEIIKNDDRYEKEKVLVIASENWHHGVIGIVASRICEKYFKPCILIAIEGNEGRGSARSIPTFDIYEGLSKVSKFFNKFGGHKQAAGLSIDREKIDSFRKEINKIAENLLMEEDMIDEIKVDDILKMKDIDYKIIEELKLLKPYGIGNPSPLFVSKDVKVINIKAVGSDGKHLKLSIEDDEYVMDCIGFNLGHKAQYINEGDRVDIIFVPDVNMYMNEKKLQLNIKEIFIKNNISIDIEEEYYLNFICNLRKKKDNTISDLSNKIIIKKVDDRIGYLIEFLYNNDNVLVIINNLLNAKRIIDELYFQGREFNKRISINVGDKFNIRTNTLLINPLYQEYDLSMFNKIIFFDICFDENNFFDIIKRLIDKEVYLLFNEKDFKMNQVFLDNFVPKLNELRVVYKTFILNKQDIFKIDIVSYFNYLSKSYKIKINKSKFIFLLEILKDCNLIDYKVNQNNYYIKLKQKPRDSIEILEIPIYKSANLLLNNQSKMKNTFLNLFEIKKEEMVWI, from the coding sequence ATGATTAGGTATGATAAATTTGTGAAACTATACAATGAAGATTACAGTAGTATAAGTGAAATTACCAATGCTTTTGATATATCTAGTATAACTGCGAAAGTTCTTATAAATAGAGGTATTAAAACTGTAGAAGAATGTGAAAACTTTATTAATGTAAGTCTGAAAAATTTATACAATCCTTTCTTGCTTAAAGATATGGAGATAGCAGTTGAAAGAATAATTAAGGCAATTCATAGAAAAGAACAGATATGGATTTATGGAGATTATGATGTAGATGGAATTACTAGCACAACAATTTTAAAGCTGTATTTAGAAAAGGTAGGTTGTAATGTTAAATATTATATACCTGATAGAATAACAGAAGGATATGGCATTAATAAAGAGGCTATTGACTATATAGCCTATAAAGGTGGACAACTTATTATTACTGTTGATTGTGGTATTACGGCAATTGATGAAGTTGAATATTGCAATGAAAAAGGTATTGAGATTATAATTACAGATCATCACTTGTGTGAAGGCGAAATCCCTAATGCTCTTGCAGTAATAAATCCTAATAGAAAAGATAGTGATTATCCTTTTAAGAAACTTGCTGGAGTAGGCGTTGCCTTTAAGTTGATTCAAGCAATATCGACTAAGTTGAATTTTGAAATACCTTTAGAAGAAATATTACCTATTGTTGCAATAGGAACGGTAGCAGATGTTGTTTCACTAACAAGTGAAAATAGAATTTTAGTAAAAGAAGGTTTAGCATTAATTAATCAAACTGAAAATATAGGAGTTCAGGCATTATTAGAAGTAACTGGACTGAAAGATAAGGAGATAACAGTTGGACATGTAGGTTTTGTAATAGGTCCAAGAATTAATGCAGCTGGAAGATTGGGTTCTGCTAAAACAGGTGTTAAGCTTTTGACATCTAAATCAATGGAAGAAGCTTTATTGTTAGCTAAAGAGTTAGATAAAGTAAATAAAGAACGTCAAGAAATTGAAATGAAGATACTGAAAGAGGCAGAAGAAATTATTAAAAACGACGATAGATATGAAAAAGAAAAAGTACTTGTAATCGCAAGTGAAAATTGGCATCATGGTGTAATTGGTATTGTAGCATCACGAATATGTGAAAAGTACTTTAAACCATGCATTTTAATAGCAATTGAAGGTAATGAAGGAAGAGGGTCAGCTAGAAGTATACCAACTTTTGATATATATGAAGGATTAAGTAAAGTAAGTAAGTTTTTTAATAAGTTTGGTGGACATAAACAAGCTGCAGGTTTATCAATCGATAGAGAAAAAATTGATAGTTTTAGAAAAGAAATAAATAAAATTGCTGAAAATTTACTTATGGAAGAAGATATGATTGACGAGATAAAAGTTGATGACATATTAAAAATGAAAGATATAGATTATAAAATTATAGAAGAATTAAAGTTGTTAAAACCATATGGAATTGGCAATCCATCTCCATTATTTGTTAGTAAAGATGTGAAGGTTATTAATATTAAAGCAGTCGGCTCTGACGGAAAGCATTTAAAACTTAGTATTGAAGACGATGAATATGTTATGGATTGCATAGGCTTTAATTTAGGTCACAAAGCGCAATATATTAATGAAGGTGATAGAGTAGATATTATATTTGTTCCTGATGTGAATATGTATATGAATGAAAAAAAACTTCAATTAAATATTAAAGAGATATTTATTAAAAATAATATTAGTATTGATATTGAAGAAGAGTATTATTTAAACTTTATTTGTAATTTAAGAAAGAAAAAAGATAATACTATTTCTGATTTAAGTAACAAAATAATTATTAAAAAAGTTGATGATAGGATAGGATATTTAATTGAATTTTTATATAATAACGATAATGTTCTAGTTATAATAAATAATTTGTTAAATGCGAAAAGAATAATTGATGAGTTATATTTTCAAGGAAGAGAGTTTAATAAAAGAATATCCATTAATGTTGGAGATAAATTTAATATTAGGACAAATACGTTATTAATCAATCCATTATATCAAGAATATGATTTAAGTATGTTTAATAAAATAATTTTTTTTGATATTTGTTTTGATGAAAACAATTTTTTTGATATAATAAAAAGGTTGATAGATAAGGAAGTATATTTATTATTTAATGAAAAAGATTTTAAAATGAATCAAGTTTTTCTAGATAACTTTGTTCCCAAATTAAATGAACTAAGAGTTGTTTATAAAACATTTATTTTAAATAAGCAAGATATATTTAAAATCGATATTGTGAGTTACTTTAATTACTTAAGTAAAAGTTATAAAATTAAAATTAATAAAAGTAAATTTATCTTTTTACTTGAAATACTAAAAGATTGTAATTTGATTGATTATAAAGTTAATCAGAATAATTACTATATAAAATTAAAGCAAAAGCCAAGAGATAGCATCGAAATATTAGAAATACCTATATATAAGAGTGCTAATCTGCTATTAAATAATCAAAGTAAAATGAAGAATACATTTCTAAATTTATTTGAAATAAAAAAGGAGGAAATGGTATGGATTTAA
- a CDS encoding adenine phosphoribosyltransferase, with product MDLKSKIRNIKDFPKEGINFKDITTVLKDKEAFRYLINQMAEKLRDKDIDIIVGPEARGFLIGAPLAYELGAGFVPVRKPGKLPAETVSVEYELEYGTDKLEMHKDAIKPGQKVVVVDDLLATGGTVHSTVKLIEELGGEVVAISFFIELEFLNGRELLKDYEVNSLIKF from the coding sequence ATGGATTTAAAAAGCAAAATCAGAAACATTAAGGACTTTCCAAAGGAAGGAATAAATTTCAAAGACATAACAACTGTTTTGAAAGACAAGGAAGCTTTCCGCTACTTAATAAATCAAATGGCTGAGAAATTAAGAGATAAGGATATAGACATAATTGTTGGACCTGAAGCAAGAGGCTTTTTGATAGGCGCTCCTCTAGCTTATGAATTAGGCGCTGGATTTGTACCAGTACGTAAACCTGGCAAATTACCAGCAGAGACAGTAAGCGTAGAATATGAATTGGAATATGGTACAGATAAATTAGAAATGCATAAAGATGCAATTAAACCAGGACAAAAAGTTGTTGTAGTTGATGATTTATTAGCAACAGGTGGAACAGTACATTCTACAGTAAAATTAATTGAAGAACTTGGTGGAGAGGTAGTTGCAATTAGTTTCTTTATAGAATTAGAATTCCTAAATGGTAGAGAATTACTTAAAGATTATGAAGTTAATTCATTAATTAAGTTCTAA
- a CDS encoding RelA/SpoT family protein, translating to MLNSLIDKIKQYNPHGDIDIVKKAYYFAETSHEGQYRVSGEEYFIHPYNVALILAELNMDTTTIAAGLLHDVVEDTEVTFDDIEREFGLEIRNLVDGVTKLRKLKFSSKQERQAENLRKMIIAMSKDIRVIIIKLADRLHNMRTLNYMSETKKKEKALETLEIYAPIAHRLGISKIKWELEDLALRYLDPEGYYDLVEKVSMKRREREKYINTVIEILSEKLEEMGIKSEINGRPKHFYSIYRKMVYQNKTFEQIYDLTAIRVIVDTVKDCYGVLGIVHTMWKPIPGRFKDYIAMPKPNMYQSLHTTVIGPQGEPLEIQIRTWEMHRTAEYGIAAHWKYKEGVSKSDDFDKKLSWLRQLLEWQKELKDPKEFMESLKIDLFTNEVFVFTPKGDVISLPADSTPIDFAYRVHTAVGNNCIGAKVDGRIVPLDYKLKNGNIVEILTSANSNGPSRDWLKIVKSSHAKSKIRQWFKKEERTQNINRGKEQIEKEVKRQGFKLTEILKEDWLEEVASKLSLSSVDDLYAAVGYGSITLSQVVHKLKELYKEYYKEDKRDEEIVKQTRNNKEYRPAQGVKIKGIDNIMVRFSKCCNPVPGDEIIGYITRGRGVSIHRKDCPNIADLSIQDRFIEVEWDDAKKVSYLAEIQIKATDRSGLLSEITQLLTEKNLTVTSLNARTNREKIALINLVLEIKSVEQLNELMRRIRSINGVIDVYRVIT from the coding sequence TTGTTAAACAGTCTTATAGATAAAATAAAGCAGTATAACCCTCATGGTGATATAGATATTGTAAAAAAAGCTTATTACTTTGCAGAAACTTCACATGAAGGGCAGTATAGAGTATCGGGAGAAGAATATTTTATACATCCTTATAATGTTGCTTTAATATTAGCAGAACTTAATATGGATACAACTACTATAGCTGCAGGCTTATTACATGATGTGGTTGAAGATACAGAAGTAACATTTGATGATATTGAAAGAGAGTTTGGTTTAGAAATTAGAAACCTGGTTGATGGAGTTACAAAACTAAGAAAATTGAAATTCAGTTCAAAACAGGAAAGACAAGCAGAAAATTTAAGAAAAATGATTATTGCAATGTCTAAAGATATCAGGGTTATTATAATTAAGTTAGCAGATAGACTTCATAATATGAGAACTCTAAATTATATGTCTGAGACAAAAAAGAAAGAAAAAGCTTTAGAAACCCTTGAAATATATGCTCCTATTGCTCATAGGTTAGGTATTTCAAAAATTAAATGGGAGTTAGAAGATTTAGCATTAAGGTATCTTGACCCTGAAGGATATTATGACTTAGTTGAAAAAGTATCCATGAAGAGAAGAGAAAGAGAAAAGTATATTAATACTGTTATAGAAATATTATCTGAAAAATTAGAAGAAATGGGTATTAAGAGTGAAATTAATGGTAGACCAAAGCATTTTTACAGTATTTATAGGAAAATGGTTTACCAGAATAAGACTTTTGAACAAATATACGATTTAACTGCTATTAGGGTTATAGTAGATACTGTCAAAGATTGTTATGGTGTATTAGGTATAGTGCATACAATGTGGAAGCCAATACCTGGTAGATTTAAAGATTATATTGCTATGCCGAAACCCAATATGTATCAATCTCTACACACTACAGTTATTGGACCACAAGGAGAACCTTTAGAGATACAGATTAGAACATGGGAAATGCATAGAACAGCAGAATATGGTATAGCAGCACATTGGAAATATAAAGAAGGTGTAAGTAAGAGTGATGATTTTGACAAAAAATTAAGTTGGTTAAGGCAGTTACTAGAATGGCAGAAAGAACTAAAAGATCCAAAAGAATTTATGGAGTCATTAAAAATAGATTTATTTACAAATGAAGTTTTTGTTTTTACACCAAAAGGTGATGTAATTAGTCTGCCAGCTGACTCAACTCCGATTGACTTCGCATATAGAGTTCATACTGCAGTTGGGAATAATTGTATAGGAGCTAAAGTAGATGGTAGAATAGTACCTCTTGATTACAAATTAAAAAATGGTAATATTGTAGAAATACTTACTTCTGCGAATAGTAATGGTCCAAGCAGGGACTGGTTAAAAATTGTAAAAAGTAGCCACGCAAAGAGTAAGATTAGGCAATGGTTTAAGAAAGAAGAAAGAACACAAAATATTAATAGAGGTAAAGAACAAATTGAAAAGGAAGTAAAAAGACAGGGCTTCAAATTGACTGAAATTTTGAAAGAAGATTGGTTAGAAGAAGTAGCTTCTAAATTAAGTTTAAGTAGTGTCGATGATTTATATGCTGCAGTTGGTTATGGGAGTATTACATTATCACAGGTAGTTCATAAATTAAAAGAACTTTATAAAGAGTATTATAAAGAAGATAAGAGAGATGAAGAAATAGTAAAACAAACAAGAAATAATAAAGAGTACAGACCAGCTCAAGGAGTAAAGATTAAAGGTATAGATAATATTATGGTCAGATTTTCAAAATGTTGCAATCCAGTACCGGGAGATGAAATAATAGGTTATATTACTAGAGGAAGAGGGGTCTCAATTCATAGAAAGGATTGCCCCAATATAGCTGATTTAAGTATACAAGATAGATTTATAGAAGTAGAATGGGATGATGCTAAAAAAGTTTCTTATTTAGCAGAGATACAAATTAAAGCTACTGATAGATCAGGATTGTTGTCTGAAATTACTCAATTATTAACAGAGAAGAATTTAACAGTTACTTCATTAAATGCTAGAACAAATAGAGAAAAAATAGCTCTTATAAATTTAGTTCTAGAAATTAAAAGTGTTGAACAATTAAACGAGCTAATGAGAAGGATAAGAAGCATTAATGGAGTTATTGATGTATATAGAGTTATAACTTAG
- the dtd gene encoding D-aminoacyl-tRNA deacylase, producing MRAVVQRVSKASVSVEGTVVGSINRGLLVLLGVGQDDDEKDLDYLCDKIANLRIFEDENGKMNKSLVDIKGELLVVSQFTLYGDVRKGRRPNFMNAAEPEKAESMYLEFVNKIRKTGIKVETGKFGEHMHVELINDGPVTILLDSKKIF from the coding sequence ATGCGAGCTGTTGTACAGAGAGTTTCTAAGGCTAGTGTTAGTGTGGAAGGTACTGTAGTGGGTAGTATAAACAGAGGGTTACTTGTACTTTTAGGAGTAGGACAAGATGACGATGAAAAAGATTTAGATTATTTATGCGATAAAATTGCAAATTTGAGAATATTTGAAGATGAAAATGGTAAAATGAATAAATCATTAGTTGATATTAAGGGAGAATTATTGGTTGTATCACAGTTTACACTATATGGGGATGTAAGGAAAGGTAGAAGACCGAATTTCATGAATGCAGCTGAGCCAGAAAAAGCAGAGAGTATGTATTTAGAATTTGTTAATAAAATTAGAAAAACAGGTATTAAAGTTGAAACTGGCAAGTTTGGGGAACATATGCATGTAGAATTAATAAATGATGGACCTGTTACTATTTTGCTAGATAGTAAAAAGATATTCTAG
- a CDS encoding MBL fold metallo-hydrolase, which produces MIFERLPVGVYSANCYIIGCEKTGEAVVVDPGGDVDVILEKIEELGLKVKYIVLTHGHGDHIGGIIELKEKTNAKILIHADDEYMLKDSDINLSSKMSIKNVEVNPDDVLQDKDVIKIGKYDAYIIHTPGHTKGSICIKLENNILTGDTLFAGSIGRTDLPGGSHDSIIKSIKEKLLIYDDDVKIFPGHGPATTIGIEKITNPFIV; this is translated from the coding sequence ATGATTTTTGAAAGACTACCTGTTGGAGTATATTCTGCAAATTGCTATATTATTGGATGTGAGAAAACGGGCGAAGCTGTAGTTGTTGATCCAGGTGGAGATGTTGATGTTATATTAGAAAAAATAGAAGAGTTGGGATTAAAAGTCAAATATATAGTATTAACTCATGGACATGGTGATCATATAGGTGGAATAATTGAATTAAAAGAAAAAACAAATGCTAAAATATTGATACATGCTGATGATGAATATATGTTAAAAGATAGTGATATTAATTTATCAAGTAAAATGAGTATAAAAAACGTTGAAGTAAATCCAGATGATGTACTTCAAGACAAAGATGTGATTAAAATTGGAAAATATGATGCTTATATTATTCATACTCCTGGTCATACAAAGGGGAGTATTTGTATAAAATTAGAGAATAATATATTAACAGGAGATACATTGTTTGCTGGTTCAATAGGTAGAACAGATCTACCAGGTGGTTCACATGATAGTATTATAAAATCAATAAAAGAAAAATTACTAATTTATGATGATGATGTTAAAATTTTCCCAGGACATGGTCCTGCAACAACTATAGGAATTGAAAAGATAACAAATCCGTTTATAGTATAG